The Bradyrhizobium sp. CCGB01 genome segment CTGCGGCACCATCAGCGCGGCCGTGGCGCCCTGCGCGAGCCGCGCGACGATCAGCTCCGCACCTGATTGCGCGAGGCCGCACCACAGCGAGGTCACGGTGAAGCCGAGCACGCCGGCGAGAAACACGCTCTTCGTGCCGTGGATGTCGCCGAGCCGCCCGCCGGTGACGACCAGCGTGGCGTAGGCGATCAGATAGATCGCGATCACGGATTCGATCTGCGCGGGCGTCGCATGCAGATCGACCGCGATGGTGGGGATGGCGACGTTCACGATGAAGGCATCGACACCGAACATGAACTGTGCGGCCACGACGATCGCCAGCACCCACCAGCGGCGGGTCGAATCGACTTGTTTTGTGACGGTTTGATGCATCGGCGCGCGAACCTTCAGGGATTTATTTGCGCGCAAAGCTCGCAGATTAGCGTCATCCGCGCGATTACCTCCGAGGTAGGACTTGCCGCATTGGCCCGATTGCTGCATGTCGGTTGCCGCTGGTTTTGCGGGCTCGGAAGTCTCGATGTACGACTACGACATGGTGGTGATCGGCTCGGGCCCGTCGGGGCGCCGGGCCGCGGTGCAATGTGCCAAGCTCGGCAAGGCCGTGCTGGTGGTGGAGAAGGGCCGACGGGTCGGCGGCGTCTCCGTCCATACTGGCACGATCCCCTCGAAGACGCTGCGCGAGACCGTGCTCAATCTCTCCGGCTGGCGCGAGCGCGGCTTCTACGGCCGCTCCTACAAGGTGAAGCAGGACATCGCGGCGAGCGACCTGATGATTCGCCTTCAGAAGACGCTCGACCACGAGGTCGAGGTGTTCGAGCATCAGTTCAGCCGTAACCTCGTCCGCACTGCCAATGGCGAGGCGCGGCTGGTCTCGCCGCACGAGGTCGAGATCACCAGCGCGATCGGCGAGACCAGGACGGTGTCCGCTGCTTTCATCCTGATCGCCTGCGGCACCCGCCCGTTCCGGCCCGACTATGTGCCGTTCGACGGCGCCACCGTGCTCGACAGCGACGAGATCATCGAGTTGCAGAAGCTGCCGCGCAGCCTGGCCGTGATTGGCGCCGGCGTGATCGGCGTGGAATATGCCACCATCTTCAGCGCGCTCGACGTGCCCGTGACCCTGATCGAGCCCCGGCCGACCTTCCTCGACTTCATCGACAAGGAATTGATCGACGAGTTCATGCACGAGCTGCGCGACCGCAACGTCGCGCTGCGGCTCGGCTCGAAGGTCACGTCGATCGAGAAGAATGCGCAAGGCAGCATCGTCACGAACCTGTCCGACGGGCGGCACGTCACCACGGACATGCTGCTGTTCGCGGCCGGCCGTGTCGGCGCCACCGACAAGCTCAATCTCGAAGCCGCCGGCATCGTTGTCGACCATCGCGGCCGTATCTCGGTCGATCCCGTGACGTTGCAAACCAGCGTGCCGCACATCTACGCGGCCGGTGACGTGATCGGCTTTCCGAGTCTCGCCTCCACATCGATGGAGCAGGGCCGCGTCGCGGCGTGCCACGCCCTCGGCATGGAGCCGCTGGCGCCGCCGGAATTCTTTCCCTACGGCATCTATTCGGTGCCGGAGATCTCGACGGCAGGCCTGACGGAAGAAGAGGTGCGTACGCGCGGCATTCCCTACGAGGTCGGCATCGCGCGCTTCCGCGAGACCTCGCGCGGCCACATCATGGGGCTGAACAGCGGCATGATGAAGATGATCTTCTCGACCAAGACGCGCCGCCTGCTCGGCGTGCACATCCTCGGCGAAGGCGCCACCGAGCTGATCCATATCGGCCAGGCCGTTCTGAACCTCAAAGGTACCATCGACTATTTCATCCAGAACACGTTCAACTATCCGACGCTGGCGGAAGCGTACAAGATCGCCGGGCTGGATGCGTGGAACAGGATGACGCGGTAGCAACGCGCTTCGCGGCGAATTTGGCGAGCAGTCTCTTTGCGGCCATCCTTCGAGACGACCGCTGCGCGGTCTCCTCAGGATGAGGTCCTGTTTCGCGGAGAGCTCTTAGACCCTCATGGTGAGGAGCCCGCAAAGCGGGCGTCTCGAACCCTGCAGGCCCGGCACGTCGCGGCAGCGCCTCCACGCATGCCTGCATTCCGCCGTGCGGGACATCGCGCGATTGCGTTCGCTGGTCCCAGCACGTAGCCTCCCGGTCTCAACAAACAGAAAATCGAAGCCGGAGAGAACGCCATGGCGCGCCTGAAGTTCGGAGCCTTCCTTGCCCCGCATCACCCGATCGGGGAGCATCCGATGCTCCAGTTCCGGCGCGATCTCGACCTGGTCGAGCAGCTCGACGCGCTCGGCTATGACGAGTTCTGGTGTGGCGAGCATCATTCTTCCGGCTGGGAGATGATCGCCTCGCCCGAGATGTTTCTGGCCGCGGCCGGCGAGCGCACCAAGCGGATCAAGCTCGGCACCGGCGTGGTGTCGCTGCCCTACCACCATCCCTTCAACGTCGCCCAGCGCATGGTGCAGCTCGACCACATGACCGGCGGCCGCGCCATCTTCGGCTCCGGCCCCGGCGCGCTTGCCTCCGACGCGCACACGCTCGGCATCGATCCGATGACGCAGCGCGACCGCCAGGACGAGGCCATCGGCGTGATCCGCCGCCTCTTCAACGGCGAGCGCGTCACCGCGAAGAGTGACTGGTTCACGATGAACGACGCCGCGCTCCAGCTCCTGCCGCTGCAGGAGGAGATGCCGTTCGTGGTGGCTTCGCAGATTTCGCCCTCGGGCATGACGCTCGCCGGCAAATACGGCATCGGCATCATCTCGCTGGGCTCGATGACGACGCAGGGGCTGATGTCGCTGCAACAGCAATGGCAGTTCGCCGAGGATGCCGCCAAGAAGCACGGCACCAAGGTGGATCGCGCGAACTGGCGCGTGCTGCTGACCTGGCACCTCGCCGAGACCCGCGAGCAGGCCCGCCGCGAAGCCGGCGCCGGCCTGATGCGCTGGCACAACGAATATAATGTCGGCACGCTGCAGCGGCCGGGCCTGACCGCGTTCTCCTCGCCCGATGAGGCCGTGGACAAGACCGCTTTCGTCGAGGGGGCGGCCTCCGTCATCGGCACGCCCGACGACCTCGTCAAGATGATCAAGAACGTGATGCAGGTGTCGGGCGGCGTCGGCGCCGTCATCGGCTTCGTGCACGATTGGGCCAACCCCGAGAATACGCGCCGGAGCTGGGACCTGGTGGCCCGCTATGTCGTGCCGGAGATCAACGGCTATATCGACGGACTGCGCAAGTCGCAAAAGTTCGTGATCGAGAACCGCGCGATCTTCGAACGCGCCGGGCAGGCCGTGATGGCGAAGATCATGGAGAACGAGAAGGCTGCAGAGGCGCTGAAGGTGACCGGCGCCGGCCGCGTTGCCATTCCCGCCGTCAACGCCCCGGATTTGCAGAAGGAAGCGGCGAAGCGGTAGGCTTCTGCGTGACTACGCCCGTAACCACTATCATCAGCAAGTGATACCAGCCTGTGCTATGTTGATCCCGTCAGCGTGGCGCAGGCGGTATTAATGCCTCGATCGCGCGCTGTTCGGTCAGCCAACCGGAGCAATCGTCATGTCGATGCAGAATGTGGCCGCCCCTGCGCTTCAGTTCACCGCGCCCAGGCGCAACGAGCTGACGCACATCCCCGGTGACGAGGGCTGGCCGATCATCGGCAAGACCTTTCAGGTGCTGGCCGACCCCAAGGGACATATCGAGGCGAACGGCGCCAAATACGGCCCGGTCTACCGCACCCATGTTTTCGGCGAGACCAACGTCGTGCTGCTCGGCCCCGAGGCCAACGAACTCGTGATGTTCGACCAGCAAAAGCTGTTCTCGTCGACGCACGGCTGGAACAAGGTGCTCGGCCTGCTGTTTCCGCGCGGATTGATGCTGCTCGATTTCGACGAGCACCGGCTGCATCGCAAGGCGCTGTCGGTCGCGTTCAAGTCCGGGCCGATGAAGTCCTATCTCAGCGATCTCGACCGCGGCATCGCCGCGCGCGTCGCGCAGTGGAAGGCAAAGCCCGGCGAGATGCAGCTTTATCCGGCGATGAAGCAGCTCACGCTCGACCTTGCCGCGGCGTCCTTCCTCGGTGCCGATATCGGGCCGGAGGTGGACGAGATCAACCGCGCCTTCGTCGACATGGTCGCGGCCGCCGTCGCCCCGATCCGCCGACCCCTGCCGGGCACCCGGATGGCGGCCGGCGTGAAGGGGCGCAAGCGCATCGTCGCCTATTTCCGCGAGCAGATCCCGCTGCGGCGCGGCAATCACGGCGGTGACGATCTGTTCTCGCAGCTCTGCCGCGCCACCCATGAGGACGGCGCGCTGCTCTCCGAGCAGGACATCATCGACCATATGAGCTTCTTGATGATGGCGGCGCACGACACCCTGACCTCGTCACTGACGTCCTTCGTCGGCGAGCTCGCCGCGAATCCGGACTGGCAGGACAGGCTGCGCGCGGAGGTTCTCGCGCTCGGCCTCGCCCCGGGCGCGCCCAGCAGCTTCGACGATCTCGAAAAGATGCCGCTGTCGGAAATGGCGTTCAAGGAAGCGTTGCGGATCAAGCCGCCGGTGCCCTCGATGCCGCGCCGCGCGATGCGCGACTTCACCTTCAAGGGCTTCACGATTCCCGCCGGCACCGCGGTCGGCGTCAATCCGCTCTACACGCATCACATGAAGGACATCTGGCCGGAGCCGGATCGCTTCGATCCCTTGCGCTTCACCGAGGAAGCCCAGCGCAACCGGCATCGCTTCGCCTGGGTGCCGTTCGGCGGCGGCGCGCATATGTGCCTCGGCCTGCACTTCGCCTACATGCAGGCAAAATGCTTCGCGCGGCACTTCCTGCAGAACATCGAGGTGTCGCTGGAGCCGGGCTACAAGCCGGACTGGCAGATGTGGCCGATCCCGAAGCCGCGGGATGGGTTGAAGGTGCGGGTGAAGGCGGTTTAGCCGCCGCTCCCGTGGTCCCGTAGGGTGGGTTAGCGAAGCGTAACCCACCTCTTATGTCACTGCGGAAACCGAAAAGGTGGGTTACGCCTTCGGCTAACCCACCCTACGGCTCCGTCGTTGTGGTCCTACGCCCCCTGATCGAACGCATTGCGCAAGGCCGCCAGGCCTTGCTGCTGCTGACTCCAGTTGCGGCCGCCGGTCATGGCGCCGTCGATGACGAGGTCGTGGCCGTTGATGAAGCTGGATTCGTCGCTGGCCAGGAACACCGCGGCCTGGGCGATATCATCAGGGAGGCCCGCGCGCGGGATCGGCTGCGCGGTCTTGTAGACCTCGCGCATCATCGCCGGCGTCTTCTCCGCCGCATCGGTCGAAAGCCCGAGCGCCTTGCCGAAGATGCCGGTCGCGATCGCGCCGGGTGAGATCGAGTTGACCCGGACATTGGACTCGCCGAGCTCCATCGCCACGCATTTGGTGAGATGGATCACCGCCGCCTTGGCCGCGCCATAGACGATCGAGGAGGAGAAACCGGCGAGGCGGCCAGCGATGCTGCCATTGTTGATGATGCTGCCAGACCCCTGCTTCTTCATGGCGGGCGCGGCGTGCTTCATGCCGAGCATGACGCTTCGGACCAGCGTCGCCATGGCCGCGTCGAACCGCTCGACCTCGAGGCCTTCGATGCCGCCGGTCTGCGCCGGGCCGCCGGCATTGTTGAACAGGCAGTCGATCCGGCCGAATTTTTCCACCGCGAGCGCGATCAGCGCCTGCATCTGCGCTTCGACCGTCACATCGGTCTGCAGGAAGATGCAATTGGCCCCGAGCTGCTTGGCCAGCGCCTCGCCCTCAGGTACGCGCCGCCCCGCGATCACAATTTTGGCACCTTCGGCAACGAAGACTTCCGCGGTACGCAGGCCGATCCCGCTCGTCGTGCCTGTAATCACCGCAACCTTGCTGTCCAGCCTGCCCATGGAATGTCCCTGTTTTCGAATGATTTGATGCCAAATGGCGGACACCGGTCGATGACGGCGCCGCGACGCTCACTATTCCCGCCGGCCCGTGACAAGGCAAGCTTTGCTTGTGCATGCGACATGCGTAACATTCTCGTTCCTCTCTCGATTTTCGAACGCATAGCGCAACCGGGCCGGGCATGGAGAAGCTGATCGACGAATTCCGCAAGGGCTGGCAGGGCGAGGCACCACCATCGCTCGTTCTCAGCCTCGCCTTCGCGGTCGCCTGCCTGCTGGTTGCGACGCTGGCGCGCTGGGGCCTCGCGCATGTGCGGCCCGACGTCTACTTCACCCCGTATTTCCCGGCCGTGTTCTTTGCCGCCGCATTCGGCGGCTTGCGCATCGGCATCATCACGGCGCTGGTCGGCGGCGTGCTCGGCGTCGTCGTCAATTTCGGCGACGCTTTTGCCGATCGCGCCAGGTTCACCTTGCTGACCCTTTATTGGGGCGTCTCCGCACTCACCATCTGGGGCGTCGAGCATTATCGCACGATGCTGGTGGAGCAGCGCCGGATCTCCAGGCGCCTGATCGAGGAAGAAGAGTATCGCAAGCTGCTGGTCGACGAGCTCCAGCACCGGCTGAAGAACAAGCTGTCGACGGCGCACGCGGTCCTGCACCAGGTGCTGCACGACCAGCCGCAGGTCTGGGCCCGGATCGATCCGCGGCTACGGTCGCTGGCCGCGACCGACGATCTGATCTCGCGGATCGACAAGGGGGGCTGCGACATCCGCGATCTCCTGATCGCTGAGCTCGGACCTTACGGCCATGTCCGCTTCACGCTCAACGGCGACCAGCTGTTCCTGCCGCCGAAGCTCGCGGTCACGCTATCGCTGATGTTTCACGAGCTCGCCACCAACGCGGGCAAATATGGTGCCTTCTCCGCGCCGCGCGGCTTGTTGCAGGTGTCATGGACCGTCAGCGGCGACCGCCTGACCGTGACCTGGGATGAAACCGAGGGCCCGAGCATCGATAAGGTCTCGGAGCCGGGCTTCGGCACAAAGCTGCTGAAGTCGGCGCTGTCGGCTTTCGACGGCAAGTCCGAGGTCTCGTATCTCAAGACCGGCCTGCATTGCATCATGCAATGCCGCATCCCGGAGAACGGCTAGACTCGAAACAAGCGAAAGCGAACGTGAGCTTCGCTTGGAGTTTCGCAGGTGCCGTTGACGCTCTGTTAATGACGATGGGTCGCACGCGTCGCATCGCCGCAAAACACCCCCGTATTTCTGCGGACCCCTTAACCAAACCTAAGAGGGAACCACGCAAGATCGCGCCCATTGCAAAGGCGCGCTGAACAACAAGATTCATGACTTCTATGAACGACAACACATATAACGGCGCGAGCGATGCCGAACTCGGATTTCTCAAGGAAATCGTTAGAATGCTGCCTGCCGGCCTGACCGTGCAGGACGCGCAAGGCAAGCTTCTCCTGGTTAACGATGTCGCGGCCGCCCAGCTCGGCATGGACGGCAGCCGTCCGTCACCCGATCTCGCGCAGCGCCGCGAAGCTTGCGAGCGAGCGCTGAGAGCCGGACAGCCTGTCACCACCGAGGAAGCGCTCCACGACGGGGCCGCACGCCAGGTGCTGCTGACCACCCATCGCCCTGTCAGCCTCGCCGGACGCGAGCTGCTGATCTCGGCTTCCTCCGACATCACCGAGCAGAAGAACTTCGAGGACCAGCTGTTCCGCTCGGCCTATTTCGACGAGCTGACCGGCCTGCCCTCGCGGCGCGTGATCGAGCACCGCGCCAACAGCCTGCTCGCGCAGGGCGGCGCCGGCGAACGCTTCGCGCTGGCCTTTCTCGACGTCGACAATTTCAAGCACATCAACGACTATTACGGCCACGCCGTCGGCGATGCGCTGCTGGTCGAGCTGTCGAAACGGCTCGGGCGGGACTTGCGCGATTCCGACATGCTCTCGCGCATCTCCGGCGACGAATTCCTGCTGCTGCTCTCGCCGATCCAGAGCCAGGAGGAAGTCGCCGAGTTCATGCAATCGACGCTGGAGCGGCTGACCGCACCGTTCTTCATCGACAATTCGGAGCTGTTCGCTTCCACCTCCGTCGGCGTCAGCCTCTATCCCGACCACGGTCGCAGCTTCGAGATGCTGCGCCAGAACGCCGACATCGCGATGTACCGCATCAAGAACGCCGGCAAGGGATCGGCGGCCTTCTTCGATTCCAGCATGGAGCGCGAGGCGCTGGCGCGGATGAAGATCGAGCAGTCGCTGCGGCTCGCCATCCTCGAAAAGCGCTTCTGTTGCGCGTTCCAGTCCAAGGTCGACATCCGCACCCAGGCCGTGAAGGGCATCGAGGCACTGGTGCGGCTGCGCGACGACGAGGGCGTGATCCAGGCACCCGGCTCGTTCATCAACCTCGCCAGCGAGCTCGGGCTGATCGACGAGCTGACCCATCTCGTGCTGGCCGAGATCGTCAAGTCGATCGACCTGATCAACGACACCTTCGGCGCGGAAGCGACCATCAGCATCAACGTCGCGGCCAAGCAGGCCGGCAATCCCGAATTCATGCGCAGCTTTGCGCAGGCGCTGGACGACACCGGCTTTCCCCAGCGCTTCATGATCGAGGTGACGGAAGACGCCTTCGTCGCCAAAAACGATTTCCAGGCCGAGATCCTGCCGATGTTCCGCAAGCTCGGCGTCGGCATCTCGATCGACGATTTCGGCACCGGCTATTCCTCACTCTCGGCACTCGCCGACATCACCGCCGACGAGATCAAGATCGATCGCTCCTTCATCACCGACATCCATAAGCGCCCGCGCAGCCAGGGCATCCTGCGCGCGATCGAATCCTTGAGCGAAGCGCTCGGCATGACCGTGATCGCCGAAGGCCTCGAATCCTACGAGGAGCTGGCCTATCTCCAGGCCGCGACCAAGATCCGCTACGCGCAGGGCTATTATTTCGCCCGGCCGATCTTCCTGGAGGAGCTCAAGCTCGCAACCCCCGTCTCCAGCGAATCCCGCCCCGGCGTGTCCAACCGCCCGATGCAGCAGAACCGCCAGGGCTATTCGCGCGCGAGCGGGTATCGGCGGTAGGTCAACAGCGGCGCCGCACATATCGCTGTCGTCCCGGGGCGCGAAGCGAACCCGGGACCCATAACCACAGGGAGAAGTTGCTGCACGCAGCTCCCACTCCGAGTCTTCGCCAAACCCCTCCCTGGGGGTATGGGTCCCGGATCTGCGCTCACTGCGTTCGCTTGTCCGGGACGACGACCGAGAGTGGAGCGCGGACAAGCGCGTTAACCTCGCCGCGTCGATTCCCCTTTGAAATTACTGCGCTTTTGGTAAGAAACAGGCGGACCTCCCCCGGGGTATGTCATGTCCGCCTCTCACCCAGACGTCAGCGATCCCGCCTATGTCCGCGCGCGGGCGATGGTGACGCTGTTCGAGCGGCTGGAGCATCTGTGCGAGGGCGCGATCGCGATCGATCGCGGCGGGCGGGTCATCTACGTCAACGAGAAATATCTGGCCTCGCTCGGTCTCAAGCAGACGGCGGAAGCGATCGGCCGGCCGATCGAGGAGATCATCCCGAACAGCCTGATGCGGAACGTGGCCGAGAGTGGCGAGCCGATCCTGCTCGACATCATGGAGCTTGGCGGCGAGCAGCTCGTGGTGACGCGCATGCCGATCGAGGACGAGGACCGCAACGTCATCGGCGCGATCGGCTTCGTGCTCTATGACCACCTCGAGAGCCTCAAGCCGCTGCTCGCCCGCGTCGCCCAGCTCGAGAGCGATCTGCGGCTGGCGCGGCGGCAATTGTCCAACGCCCGCGCGGCGCGTTTCACGTTCGCCGATTTCGTCGGCACCACACCGGGAATCGCGCAGGCCAAGGAATTCGCCAAACGCGCGGCGCGGCAGAGCGTGACCGTGCTGCTCACCGGCGAGACCGGCACCGGCAAGGAGCTGCTGGCCCAGGCGATCCACAATGCGTCCTCGCGCGCGGACAAGCCGTTCGTCAGCGTCAATGTCGCGGCGATCCCGGAGACGCTGATCGAGTCCGAGTTCTTCGGCACCGCGCCGGGCGCCTATACCGGCGCCGACCGCAGGGGGCGCGAGGGAAAATTCCGGGTCGCCGACGGCGGCACGCTGTTCCTCGACGAGATCGGCGAGATGCCGCTGCAATTGCAGGCCAAGCTCCTGCGCGTGTTGCAAGAGCGCGAGATCGAGCCGCTCGGCTCGGACAAGATCACCAAGGTCGATGTGCGCGTGATTGCCGCGACCAATGTGGATTTGCGCAAGCGCGTCAGCGACGGCGCCTTCCGCGCCGATCTCTACTACCGCCTCAACGTGCTCTCGATCGAGCTGCCGCCTCTGCGCAAATCCCAGGGCGATCTCCCCGACATCTGCGCGCGGCTGATCGAGGACATCAGTGCTTCCGGCGATTTCCTCCATGCCAGGATCACACCGAGCGGATTGTCGGCGCTCGCGCGCTACGACTGGCCCGGCAACGTCCGCGAGCTCCGCAACGTCCTGGAGCGCGCGCTGATCCTGAGCGATTCCGGGCGCCTGACCGGCGACGATTTCGTCCACATCCTGCCGGTCGGTGCGGATGCCGGCCCGGCACCCGCACAGCGCACGACCGGCCCGGTCGTCCCCTATGCCGAAGCGGAGGCGGAGTTCGAGAAGCAGACGCTCGAGCATGCACTCGCCGCCAGCAACGGGCAGATCTCGGAAGCCGCGCGGATGCTGCGCATCTCGCGCGCGACGTTCTACAAGAAGCTCGCCAAGTTTGGTCTCGCGTCGGGATCGCCGCCTGTCTGACTTTCGAGACGGCACGTGTCCGGAGTCTCGGATTCCTGACAGCGCGATGCCGGCGTCCGGCTGTGCCATTCGCGGATTATCTGCCGCATTTTCAGCCATTCCGACGCAATGCGGCAACTGGCGCAGAGCTTGCTCTGGGCCGGCTTGAGGAAACGCATGGGCTGGTGCGAGACGTGGCATCACGCGGCTTCGCCGACGCGAACGCCGCGGTCGCGGTACGCGCGTCAAGAGACTGTCACATGCGCCTCACGCAAGCTCCGCCTGAAGGTGGAATTGCAATGTTTGCACAGCTGTGCAAATCGCTGTGGCCAAGACAGTTCATCAAGGAGGAACCATCGTGCGTCGATCGCTCATTCTCACAGCAGCCATCCTCGGCCTGGCGGCGAGTACCTCCGCGCAAGCCGACGACCTCAAGGTCGCATTGATCTACGGCAAGACCGGCCCGCTTGAGGCTTACGCCAAGCAGACCGAGACCGGCCTGCAAATGGGTTTCGAATACGCCACCAAGGGCACCATGACGCTCGACGGTCGCAAGATCGTCGTCATCACCAAGGACGACCAGGGCAAGCCGGACCTTTCGAAGGCGGCGCTGGCCGAAGCCTATCAGGACGACAAGGCGGACATCGCGATCGGCACGACCTCGTCGGCAGCAGCCCTCGCCATTCTCCCCGTCGCCGAGGAGAACAAGAAGATCCTGATCGTCGAGCCCGCGGTCGCGGACCAGATTACCGGCGAGAAATGGAATCGCTACATCTTCCGCACCGGGCGCAATTCGTCGCAGGACGCGATCTCGAACGCGGTCGCGATCGGCAAGCAGGGCGTCACCGTTGCGACGCTGGCGCAGGACTACGCCTTCGGCCGCGACGGCGTCGCCGCCTTCAAGGAGGCGCTCGCCAAGACCGGCGCGACGCTCGCCGCGGAAGAATATGCTCCGACCAACACCACCGACTTCACCGCGGTCGGCCAGCGCCTGTTCGATGCGCTGAAGGACAAGCCCGGCCGCAAGGTGATCTGGGTGATCTGGGCCGGCGCCGGCAATCCGCTGGCCAAGCTCCAGGATATGGATCCGAAGCGCTACGGCATCGAGCTGTCGACCGGCGGCAACATCCTGCCGGCGCTCGCCGCCTATAAGAGCCTGCCGGGCATGGAAGGCGCGACCTATTATTTCTATGAGATCCCGAAGAACCCGGTGAACGACTGGTTCGTCGCCGAGCACCAGAAGCGCTTCAACGCGCCGCCGGACTTCTTCACCGCGGGCGGTTTCGCCGCCGCGATGTCCGTCGTCGCCGCCGTCACCAAGGCGAAGTCGACCGACACCGAGAAGCTGATCACGGCGATGGAAGGCCTGGAGTTCGACACGCCGAAGGGCAAGATGGTGTTCCGCAAGGAGGACCATCAGGCGCTCCAGAGCATGTATCACTTCAAGGTCAAGGTCGATCCGAACGTCGCCTGGGCCGTGCTCGAGCCGGTGCGCGAGCTGAAGATCGAGGACATGGACGTTCCGGTCCGCAACAAGCGCTGATATCAAATCTCCTCTCCCCGCAGGCGCGGGGAGAGGATCCCTCCATCTTCCAGAGTTATCCTGATGGCCCTGACGTTAGAGACCCGCGACCTCACCATCCGCTTCGGCGGTCATGTCGCGGTCAACAACGTCACCTGCAGCTTTCGCCCGGGCGAGCTCACCGCCATCGTCGGTCCGAACGGCGCCGGCAAGACCACCTATTTCAACCTGATCTCGGGCCAGCTGCGCGCCTCACACGGCAGCATCCTGTTCGACGGCGCCGACATCACCCAGCATTCCGCGCCGATGCGCACCCGCGCCGGCCTCGGCCGCGCCTTCCAGCTCACCAACCTCTTTCCGAACCTCACCGTGGAAGAGAACGTCCGCCTCGCGGTGCAGGCCGCCAGCGGCACCCATTACGACATGCTCCGGCCCTGGATGGTTCGCCGCGATCTGATCGCCCGGGCCGATGCCATCCTCGACCAGGTCGCACTCGGCAATCGCCGCGGCGTCGCCGCGACTGCGCTGTCGCATGGCGACCAGCGCAAGCTCGAGGTCGCGCTGATGATCGCACTCGAACCCAAAGTGTTCATGTTCGACGAGCCGACCGCGGGCATGAGCATCGACGAGGTGCCGGTCGTGCTGAACCTGATCGCGCAGCTCAAGCAGGACAAGAGCAAGATTATCCTCCTGGTCGAGCACAAGATGGACGTGGTGCGCTCGCTCGCCGACCGCATCATCGTGCTGCATAACGGACAGCTTGTTGCCGATGGTCCGCCGGCCGAAGTGATCGCCTCGCCGATCGTGCAGGAAGCCTATCTCGGCGTCGCACCGAAGAGCGCCGCATGACAGACCTCCTCAAGCTCTCCGGCGTACACACCCATATCGGCCGCTACCACATCCTCCAGGGCATCGACCTCGCGGTCCCGCAGGGCCAGGTCACGATGCTGCTCGGCCGCAACGGCGCCGGCAAGACCACGACGCTGCGCACCATCATGGGCCTGTGGCAGGCCTCGAGTGGCGAGATCAGCCTCGCCGGCGAGCGCATCGAGAGCCGCGCCACGCCCGACATCGCCCGGCTCGGCGTCGGCTATGTGCCGGAAAGCATGGCGGTGTTCTCCGATCTCACGGTGAAGGAGAACCTGGTGCTGGCGGCGCGCGACGGGCCGCTCGACGACACCCAGCTCGACTGGATCTTCGGCTTCTTCCCGGCGCTGCGCCGGTTCTGGCTGTCGCGCGCGGGAAGCCTCTCGGGCGGGCAGAAGCAGATGTTGTCGATCGCGCGCGCCATCGTCGAACCGCGCAAGCTGTTGCTGATCGAC includes the following:
- the sthA gene encoding Si-specific NAD(P)(+) transhydrogenase, producing the protein MYDYDMVVIGSGPSGRRAAVQCAKLGKAVLVVEKGRRVGGVSVHTGTIPSKTLRETVLNLSGWRERGFYGRSYKVKQDIAASDLMIRLQKTLDHEVEVFEHQFSRNLVRTANGEARLVSPHEVEITSAIGETRTVSAAFILIACGTRPFRPDYVPFDGATVLDSDEIIELQKLPRSLAVIGAGVIGVEYATIFSALDVPVTLIEPRPTFLDFIDKELIDEFMHELRDRNVALRLGSKVTSIEKNAQGSIVTNLSDGRHVTTDMLLFAAGRVGATDKLNLEAAGIVVDHRGRISVDPVTLQTSVPHIYAAGDVIGFPSLASTSMEQGRVAACHALGMEPLAPPEFFPYGIYSVPEISTAGLTEEEVRTRGIPYEVGIARFRETSRGHIMGLNSGMMKMIFSTKTRRLLGVHILGEGATELIHIGQAVLNLKGTIDYFIQNTFNYPTLAEAYKIAGLDAWNRMTR
- a CDS encoding SDR family NAD(P)-dependent oxidoreductase, producing the protein MGRLDSKVAVITGTTSGIGLRTAEVFVAEGAKIVIAGRRVPEGEALAKQLGANCIFLQTDVTVEAQMQALIALAVEKFGRIDCLFNNAGGPAQTGGIEGLEVERFDAAMATLVRSVMLGMKHAAPAMKKQGSGSIINNGSIAGRLAGFSSSIVYGAAKAAVIHLTKCVAMELGESNVRVNSISPGAIATGIFGKALGLSTDAAEKTPAMMREVYKTAQPIPRAGLPDDIAQAAVFLASDESSFINGHDLVIDGAMTGGRNWSQQQQGLAALRNAFDQGA
- a CDS encoding cytochrome P450 — translated: MSMQNVAAPALQFTAPRRNELTHIPGDEGWPIIGKTFQVLADPKGHIEANGAKYGPVYRTHVFGETNVVLLGPEANELVMFDQQKLFSSTHGWNKVLGLLFPRGLMLLDFDEHRLHRKALSVAFKSGPMKSYLSDLDRGIAARVAQWKAKPGEMQLYPAMKQLTLDLAAASFLGADIGPEVDEINRAFVDMVAAAVAPIRRPLPGTRMAAGVKGRKRIVAYFREQIPLRRGNHGGDDLFSQLCRATHEDGALLSEQDIIDHMSFLMMAAHDTLTSSLTSFVGELAANPDWQDRLRAEVLALGLAPGAPSSFDDLEKMPLSEMAFKEALRIKPPVPSMPRRAMRDFTFKGFTIPAGTAVGVNPLYTHHMKDIWPEPDRFDPLRFTEEAQRNRHRFAWVPFGGGAHMCLGLHFAYMQAKCFARHFLQNIEVSLEPGYKPDWQMWPIPKPRDGLKVRVKAV
- a CDS encoding sensor histidine kinase, which produces MEKLIDEFRKGWQGEAPPSLVLSLAFAVACLLVATLARWGLAHVRPDVYFTPYFPAVFFAAAFGGLRIGIITALVGGVLGVVVNFGDAFADRARFTLLTLYWGVSALTIWGVEHYRTMLVEQRRISRRLIEEEEYRKLLVDELQHRLKNKLSTAHAVLHQVLHDQPQVWARIDPRLRSLAATDDLISRIDKGGCDIRDLLIAELGPYGHVRFTLNGDQLFLPPKLAVTLSLMFHELATNAGKYGAFSAPRGLLQVSWTVSGDRLTVTWDETEGPSIDKVSEPGFGTKLLKSALSAFDGKSEVSYLKTGLHCIMQCRIPENG
- a CDS encoding LLM class flavin-dependent oxidoreductase; this encodes MARLKFGAFLAPHHPIGEHPMLQFRRDLDLVEQLDALGYDEFWCGEHHSSGWEMIASPEMFLAAAGERTKRIKLGTGVVSLPYHHPFNVAQRMVQLDHMTGGRAIFGSGPGALASDAHTLGIDPMTQRDRQDEAIGVIRRLFNGERVTAKSDWFTMNDAALQLLPLQEEMPFVVASQISPSGMTLAGKYGIGIISLGSMTTQGLMSLQQQWQFAEDAAKKHGTKVDRANWRVLLTWHLAETREQARREAGAGLMRWHNEYNVGTLQRPGLTAFSSPDEAVDKTAFVEGAASVIGTPDDLVKMIKNVMQVSGGVGAVIGFVHDWANPENTRRSWDLVARYVVPEINGYIDGLRKSQKFVIENRAIFERAGQAVMAKIMENEKAAEALKVTGAGRVAIPAVNAPDLQKEAAKR